The sequence below is a genomic window from Stigmatella aurantiaca.
GAGCAGCTCGGGCACGAGCCGGCGGCCCGCCAGCAGGTTCACCAGGGCCACGTGGGCCACCTTCAGCATCATCCGGCCCACCCAGTAGGTGATGAGCGACACGCGGTAGACGACCACCAGCGGGCGTTGCATCAACCCGGCCTCCAGCACCGCCGTGCCGGAGGCGACGATGGCCGCGTCGCTGGCCCCCACCACCTCGGGGGCGCGGCCCTCCACGAGGGTGGGGGACAGGCCACTGCCCTCGAAGCGCGAGGTGATTTCCTCACGGGGAATGGTGGGCGCCACCGGGACGACGATCTGCAGGCCCGGACGCTCGTGGGCGAGCTGCTGGGCGGCGCTCACCATGTCGGGCAGCAACCGGCGCACCTCGCTCATCCGGCTGCCGGGGAGCAGGGCGAGCGTGGGGGCCTCGGGGCTCAGGCCCAGGCGCTGGCGGAACGTGGAGGGGCTCTCGGGGGCGGGCACCTGCTCGACGACGGGGCTGCCCACGTAGCGGGCATTCACCCCGGACTCCCGGTAGAACTCCTCCTCGAAGGGGAGGATGCAGAGCATCCGGTCCACGAGCTTGCGGATGGTCTTCACCCGCCCCCGGCGCCAGGCCCAGATCATCGGGGAGATGTAGTAGGCCACGGGGATGCCCAGGGCCTTGAGCTTGGCGGCCAGGCGCAGGTTGAAGTCGGGGATGTCCACCAGGATGGCGCAGGCGGGACGGCGCGCCTCGGCGGCCTCGGCCAGCCCCTTGAGGATCTGGAGGATGCGGGGAATCTTGGGCAGCACCTCGGTGATGCCCATGACGGACACCTCCTGGGCGCTATAGAGGAGTTCCACGCCGTGAGAGGCCAGGCGCGCGCCTCCCATGCCGAAAAACCGGAGATCGGGGCGGCGGGCCTGGAGGGCGGCGACGAGCTCGGCGGCGTGGGCATCGCCGGAGGCCTCGCCCGTCACGACGAGAATCTGGGGGGCGGTCATCGGCAACGGCTTATCGTAACTGAAGCGCGCCGGGGAAATGTGTGTAGACTCCGGACCGCCTTTGAAGACGCTCCTGCTGGCCGAGAGCCACCCTCCTACGCTCGAGCACCTCACCGGACTGCTCTCCCAAGCTGGGTACACCGTGCGGGCGGTGTCCGACCCGGCCTCGGCCATGGAGCATTTCGCGGCGGGCAATCCGGACGTCGTGGTGCTGGCGGTGGACCTGCCTCGCCTGGAAGGAGGGCATGTAGGCCAGCTCATCCGCGCCCACCGCCAGGGCGGCCGGGTCCCCCTGGCCATCATCGACAAGGGGCACCTGGGCAAGGCGCGCGGCCTGGCGGCGGTGGCGGACGTCAAGGTGGACGCCTACATCCCGGATCCGCTCAAGCCCGGGGAGCTGGCGCCCCGGCTGGATGCCCTGGTGAGCGCGGCGAAGGCCGTGGTGCCCACCACGGGCCTCGAGATGATGTTCTCCCGCGCGGCGGTGGTGGCGGGGGACCTCAAGGGCTACCCCTTGCCCGCGCTGCTGCACGTGCTCTTCCGGCAGCGCCGGGATGGGATGCTGGTGGTGGCCAGTCGGGAGCTCTCCCGGCGGGTGTTCTTCGCCCGGGGCGGGGCGGTGAACTTCGACTCCACCTCCTCCCAGGACGGGCTGCCCGCCTTCCTGCTGGAGCGCAAGCTCATCACCCCGGCCCAGGCGGAGCCCCTCGTCCAGGCGCTGGGCTCGGGGCTGCGGATCGGCGCGGCCCTGGCGGACGCGGGCGTGGAGGCGGCGGGCGAGGAGCTGCTGCAAATCCTCCGGGACTACACCCGGGACCGGGTGGCGCAGGTGGTGGGAATGCGCGAGGGGCGCTTCGCCTTCTACGCGGGAGACGAATTCCAGCGGGAGGTGGCCACGGTGGAGATCCCCGCCCTGGCGCCCGCGCTGGAAGGGGCCCGGAGGGCGTTTCCGCTCAAGGTGGTGGCCGCGCCCCTGCGCAAGCACCTGGGGGAGTACCCCGCGCGCTCGCCGGATTTTAGCAAGGACCTGCCGGTGCTGGGGCTGGACACGGAAGACCTGAAGATCGCCATGCAGATCAACGGCCGGCTGCTGTTGAGGGACTTGCTGGCCTACGGGCGAGGGGACCTGCGCAGCGGGTACTCGCTGGTGTGGTACCTCCAGCTCACCGGGGCGTTGACGTTCTCGCCCACCCCCGTGGTGGTGGAGGGCGAGGCGCTCTCGGCGTTCCCTGAGGTGCTCGCCAAGCGCAAGCGCAAGCCGCTCCCGGCGGAGACGGCGGCGGCGCTGCGCGAGGGCGCGCTGAAGATCATCACCAGCAGCTACTTCCGGAGCCTGGGGCTGGACATCGCCGCGGACGGCGAGGTGGTGGAGCGCGCCTACAATGAGACGGCGATGAAGTTCCACCCGGATGCCTACGCGGAGTTCGATCTCTCGGACCTGGAGGACGTGCTCGACTCGGTGCAGGAGCGGCTGTCGGCCTCCTACCGGGTGCTCTCGGTGGAGGAGAAGCGCAAGGCGTACCTCCAGTACCTGCTGCCGCGGCTGAACGCGGGGCGCGTGAGCACCATTCACGTGGAGGCGGAGATCCTCATCCGCCGGGGGGCCATGGCCCTCAAGCGCAAGGACTACCGCACGGCGCTTCAAGTGTTCGAGGAGGCGGTGGACCTCAACCCGCGCGAGCCCGAGTACCACTGCTACCTGGCCTGGGCCACGTACCTGGCCACTACGGGGCCGCTGAAGGAGCGGGCCAAGGCGGCGCAGAAGGTGCTCAAGCGGGCGTTCTCCCTGGAGCCCCAGCTGGAGCGGGCGCACATCATCTCGGCCATCATCGACAATGATCTGGAGGACGACTCGGCGGCGCGCAAGCGGCTGTTGAGGGTGCTGGAGCTCAACCCGCAGTCACAGCTGGCCAAGGCCGCGCTGCGCAAGGTGGGCCGCTGATGCGCACGGGCACCGCGCTGCTTCGCCTGCTCCACTACGGCCGGCCCCACGTGGGCGTGCTCGCGTCGGCCCTGGCCTGCATGGTGCTGCTGGGGCTGGGGACGGGGGCCTACGCGTACCTGATGGGGCCCGCCCTGGGGTTCCTGCTCTCGGGCGGGACGGAGGGGTTCTCCGGGCCGCATGCCATCCCCTGGCTCTCGACGCTGCCCCGGGAGGCGGCGCTCTGGGGCTTCCCCGTGCTGGTCATCGCCGTGGGGGTGTTCAAAGGGGTGGGCTACCTGGGGCAGTTCTTCTTCATGGGCCTGTTCGCCCAGCGGGTGGTGAGGGACTTGCGGCGCGAGCTGTTCCTGCGCCTCACGGCCCTCGCGCCCTCCCAGCTCTCGCGCGAGCGGACGGGAGACCTGCTCAGCCGCTTCTCCGCGGACATGACCGCGGTGGAGTGGGCGGCGATGTACACGGTGGGCTCCTACCTGCGGGACTCGCTCCAGGTCATCGTGCTCGCGGGCGTGGCGCTGTCGATGAGCCCCGTGCTGGGCGGGCTGATGCTGGCCGTCATCCCCCTGGCGGTGCTGCCGGCCTCGCGGCTCACGAAGAAGGCGCTCCGGGGCACTCGGGAGGGCCAAACCCAGCTGGGGCACCTCGCGGGCCAGCTCCACGAGGGGCTCGGGGGGCTGCGGACCATTCAGGCCTTCAACGGCCAGGCGGCGGAGCTGGAGCGGTTCTCGGCCCACACCAAGGCCCATGAGGAGGCGGTGGTGAGCGCGGCCTGGGCGCGGGGTGGGGTGCCAGGCCTGATGGAGGTGCTGGCGGCGGCGGCGCTCGCGGGGGCGCTGGCCTACACGGCGGCCACGCGGGCCATGGAGCCCGAGGCGCTCCTGTCGCTGCTCACGGCGGTCATCCTGGTGTACCAGCCGGTGAAGGACCTGGGCCGGGTGACGCAGTTCGCGATGCAGGCGGGGGCGGCCGGGGAGCGGCTCTTCGCGCTGCTGGACCTGCGCCACCCCGTGGAGGACGCGCCCGACGCCGTGGCCGCGCCCCCGCTGACCCAGTCCTTGCGGTTCGAGGACGTCCACTACGCTTATGGTGCGCGCCGCGCGTTGGACGGGCTGACGCTGGAGCTGCCGGTGGGCAAGGTGACGGCGCTGGTGGGGCCCAGTGGGGGCGGCAAGAGCACGGTGGCGTCGCTGCTCCTGCGCTTCGAGCGGCCCCAGTCGGGGCGCCTGCTGCTGGACGGGGTGGATGCGGACCGGTACCTGGCCGCCACGGTGCGCGCGCAGTTCGCGCTGGTGACGCAGGAGCCGCTGCTCTTCTCGGGGAGCGTGCTGGACAACCTGCGCTTTGCCCGGCCTGAGGCGACGCTCGAGGAAGTCGAAGCCGCGGCGCGGGTGGCCCACGCGGACGGCTTCATCCGGGCGCTGCCCGAGGGCTACCACACCCGCATCGGCGAGCGCGGGGTGACGCTGAGCGGGGGCCAGCGGCAGCGGCTGTGCATTGCCCGGGCGGTGCTGTCGCGGGCCCCGGTGCTGGTGCTGGACGAGGCCACGAGCAGCCTGGATCCGGAGAGTGAGCGCGAGGTGCAGTCCGCGCTGGCGGCGGTGCTGCCCGGAAGGACGGCGCTCGTGATTGCCCACCGGCTCTCGACGGTGACGGGCGCGGATCTCACCCACGTGGTGGAGGCGGGGCGCGTCGTCGAGAGCGGGCACCATCTGGACTTGCTGCGCGCGGGGGGGCGGTACGCGGCGCTGTGGAACCTTCAAACGGTAGGCTCGGAGCGGGGAGCGGCATGAAGCTGGGGGTTGTGGCGGGAAAGCTCCTGCGAGCGCTCGTGGGGCTGGTGTTGCTGGGGGTGGGCTACGTCGGTTTCTTCACCTTCGCGGCCCTCTTCGTGGACTACCCGGTGGTGCCCACCCACACGGGGATCCCGGCGTGGCCGCGCGGCGCCTTCCACGTCCACACCGAGCGCTCGGATGGCCGGGGCACCGAGAAGGACGTCGCGGCCGCGGCGAAGGCTGCGGGCCTCCAGTTCGTGGTGATGACGGACCACAACGACTTCACCCTGCGCGAGCCCGCCTTCGTGGAGGGGGTGTTGCTGGTACCGG
It includes:
- the lpxB gene encoding lipid-A-disaccharide synthase, with the protein product MTAPQILVVTGEASGDAHAAELVAALQARRPDLRFFGMGGARLASHGVELLYSAQEVSVMGITEVLPKIPRILQILKGLAEAAEARRPACAILVDIPDFNLRLAAKLKALGIPVAYYISPMIWAWRRGRVKTIRKLVDRMLCILPFEEEFYRESGVNARYVGSPVVEQVPAPESPSTFRQRLGLSPEAPTLALLPGSRMSEVRRLLPDMVSAAQQLAHERPGLQIVVPVAPTIPREEITSRFEGSGLSPTLVEGRAPEVVGASDAAIVASGTAVLEAGLMQRPLVVVYRVSLITYWVGRMMLKVAHVALVNLLAGRRLVPELLQGDMKPERIAAEVRRVWVPGAPREEMIQGLEEVRGRLGGPGAAVRAAEAVLELLPPAAKV
- a CDS encoding DUF4388 domain-containing protein translates to MKTLLLAESHPPTLEHLTGLLSQAGYTVRAVSDPASAMEHFAAGNPDVVVLAVDLPRLEGGHVGQLIRAHRQGGRVPLAIIDKGHLGKARGLAAVADVKVDAYIPDPLKPGELAPRLDALVSAAKAVVPTTGLEMMFSRAAVVAGDLKGYPLPALLHVLFRQRRDGMLVVASRELSRRVFFARGGAVNFDSTSSQDGLPAFLLERKLITPAQAEPLVQALGSGLRIGAALADAGVEAAGEELLQILRDYTRDRVAQVVGMREGRFAFYAGDEFQREVATVEIPALAPALEGARRAFPLKVVAAPLRKHLGEYPARSPDFSKDLPVLGLDTEDLKIAMQINGRLLLRDLLAYGRGDLRSGYSLVWYLQLTGALTFSPTPVVVEGEALSAFPEVLAKRKRKPLPAETAAALREGALKIITSSYFRSLGLDIAADGEVVERAYNETAMKFHPDAYAEFDLSDLEDVLDSVQERLSASYRVLSVEEKRKAYLQYLLPRLNAGRVSTIHVEAEILIRRGAMALKRKDYRTALQVFEEAVDLNPREPEYHCYLAWATYLATTGPLKERAKAAQKVLKRAFSLEPQLERAHIISAIIDNDLEDDSAARKRLLRVLELNPQSQLAKAALRKVGR
- a CDS encoding ABC transporter ATP-binding protein gives rise to the protein MRTGTALLRLLHYGRPHVGVLASALACMVLLGLGTGAYAYLMGPALGFLLSGGTEGFSGPHAIPWLSTLPREAALWGFPVLVIAVGVFKGVGYLGQFFFMGLFAQRVVRDLRRELFLRLTALAPSQLSRERTGDLLSRFSADMTAVEWAAMYTVGSYLRDSLQVIVLAGVALSMSPVLGGLMLAVIPLAVLPASRLTKKALRGTREGQTQLGHLAGQLHEGLGGLRTIQAFNGQAAELERFSAHTKAHEEAVVSAAWARGGVPGLMEVLAAAALAGALAYTAATRAMEPEALLSLLTAVILVYQPVKDLGRVTQFAMQAGAAGERLFALLDLRHPVEDAPDAVAAPPLTQSLRFEDVHYAYGARRALDGLTLELPVGKVTALVGPSGGGKSTVASLLLRFERPQSGRLLLDGVDADRYLAATVRAQFALVTQEPLLFSGSVLDNLRFARPEATLEEVEAAARVAHADGFIRALPEGYHTRIGERGVTLSGGQRQRLCIARAVLSRAPVLVLDEATSSLDPESEREVQSALAAVLPGRTALVIAHRLSTVTGADLTHVVEAGRVVESGHHLDLLRAGGRYAALWNLQTVGSERGAA